The Labrus mixtus chromosome 16, fLabMix1.1, whole genome shotgun sequence genome window below encodes:
- the trappc3 gene encoding trafficking protein particle complex subunit 3 → MSRQSNRTTDSKKMNSELFTLTYGALVTQLCKDYENDEEVNKQLDKMGYNIGVRLIEDFLARSSIGRCQDFRETADVIAKVAFKMYLGVTPSVTNWSPAGDEFSLILENNPLVDFVELPDNHSTLVYSNLLCGVLRGALEMVQMAVDVKFSQDTLRGDNVTEIRMKFIKRIEENLPAGDE, encoded by the exons ATGTCCAGGCAATCCAACCGAACGACAGACAGCAAGAAGATG aACTCAGAGCTGTTCACGCTGACCTATGGAGCCCTCGTCACCCAGCTGTGTAAAGACTACGAGAATGACGAGGAAGTCAATAAACAACTGgacaagat GGGTTATAACATCGGAGTGCGTCTGATCGAGGACTTCCTGGCACGCTCCAGCATCGGCAGGTGTCAGGATTTCCGAGAAACGGCGGATGTCATCGCTAAG GTTGCCTTTAAGATGTACCTGGGGGTCACCCCGAGTGTGACTAACTGGAGCCCAGCAGGGGACGAGTTCTCCCTCATCCTTGAGAACAACCCACTTGTGGACTTCGTGGAGCTGCCGGATAACCACAGCACGCTGGTTTACTCAAACCTGCTGTGTGGAGTCCTCAGAGGAGCCCTGGAGATG GTCCAGATGGCTGTGGATGTGAAATTTTCTCAGGACACTCTGAGAGGGGACAATGTGACGGAAATCCGCATGAAGTTTATCAAGAGGATCGAAGAAAATCTCCCTGCAGGAGATGAGTGA